One genomic region from Gemmobacter aquarius encodes:
- a CDS encoding DUF808 domain-containing protein yields MSGLLALLDDVAAIAKVAAASVDDIAGAAAKAGAKAAGVVIDDAAVTPKYVHGFEADRELPIIWRIARGSLKNKLVILLPVALLLANFAPWAVTPLLMIGGAYLCFEGAEKLYHALVPAKDHAVEADFDTKDPAHLEEEKVAGAIKTDFILSAEIMTIALAAIPDSNFWTEAITLAIVGTVITVGVYGAVALIVKMDDLGLHMAATGRTGAGRAFGRGLVKAMPGFMSVLSTIGTAAMLWVGGNIITHGLDVLGWPWIYDSIHHLAEVAAHATPVLPGVLAWAVTATFDGAFGVILGLLLIPVATRVIGPAIAAVTGKKKAAH; encoded by the coding sequence ATGAGCGGACTTCTGGCACTTCTCGACGATGTGGCGGCCATCGCCAAGGTCGCCGCAGCCTCGGTCGACGATATCGCCGGAGCGGCTGCCAAGGCGGGGGCCAAGGCGGCGGGGGTGGTGATCGACGACGCCGCCGTGACGCCGAAATACGTGCACGGGTTTGAAGCCGACCGCGAATTGCCGATCATCTGGCGCATCGCGCGCGGGTCGTTGAAGAACAAGCTGGTCATCCTGTTGCCCGTGGCGCTGCTCTTGGCCAATTTCGCGCCTTGGGCAGTCACGCCCTTGCTGATGATCGGGGGTGCCTACCTTTGTTTCGAGGGGGCCGAGAAACTGTATCACGCGCTGGTGCCGGCCAAGGACCACGCGGTCGAGGCGGATTTCGACACCAAAGACCCGGCGCATCTGGAAGAGGAAAAGGTGGCGGGTGCGATCAAGACCGATTTCATCCTGTCGGCCGAGATCATGACCATCGCGCTGGCCGCTATCCCCGATTCCAATTTCTGGACCGAGGCGATCACGCTGGCCATCGTCGGGACCGTGATCACCGTCGGTGTCTATGGCGCGGTGGCGCTGATCGTGAAGATGGATGATCTGGGGCTGCACATGGCCGCGACCGGTCGCACGGGGGCGGGGCGGGCCTTTGGCCGTGGCCTTGTCAAGGCGATGCCGGGGTTCATGTCTGTGCTGTCGACCATCGGCACGGCGGCGATGCTGTGGGTGGGTGGCAATATCATCACCCACGGGCTGGACGTGCTGGGCTGGCCGTGGATTTACGACAGCATCCACCATCTGGCCGAGGTTGCGGCCCATGCGACGCCGGTGCTGCCGGGCGTGCTGGCCTGGGCGGTGACCGCCACATTTGACGGAGCCTTCGGCGTGATCCTGGGGCTGTTGCTGATTCCTGTTGCAACGCGGGTGATCGGCCCCGCAATCGCAGCGGTCACGGGAAAGAAAAAGGCCGCGCATTAA